A single window of Desulfovibrio sp. G11 DNA harbors:
- a CDS encoding MltA domain-containing protein: MCLLLGACGKKVAPPSPEPVGPPVAFESPEFFVSCLKPVNQDLTSWKDMAPTVRKSLRYVNSKPATAIAVQRPGLTVTWGELSRTLTRLQELLPRLDREPELFLANFRWVEVPDGIKYSGYYEPVVRASRTRKPGYTQAIYGLPPDLKKVAAKRGRYYDRRTIEEKQILAGKGLELAWAADPVDVFFLEIQGSGRLVFDDGTQAYINYAGQNGHKYKSSGRIMREKGLLREGHIFEQRQWFKDNPQRVREILNENPSYVFFRYGTRGPTGATGQVVDEWLSLATDRTFIPLGSVVAYGVNIPDQQRGKVPLRGIGFAQDVGGAIKKNRIDVFCGGEERGNYVASHLDARGPAWVLLAK, from the coding sequence ATGTGTCTTCTGCTCGGGGCCTGCGGCAAAAAGGTGGCCCCGCCTTCTCCAGAACCCGTGGGACCGCCCGTGGCTTTTGAAAGCCCGGAATTTTTTGTAAGCTGCCTGAAGCCTGTCAATCAGGACCTGACCAGCTGGAAAGATATGGCTCCTACCGTGCGCAAGTCTTTGCGCTATGTCAACAGCAAGCCCGCCACGGCCATTGCCGTGCAACGTCCGGGGTTGACCGTGACCTGGGGCGAGCTTTCGCGCACGTTGACCCGGCTGCAGGAGCTTTTGCCCCGTCTGGACAGGGAACCGGAGCTTTTTCTGGCAAATTTCCGCTGGGTGGAAGTGCCTGACGGCATAAAATATTCGGGCTATTACGAACCTGTGGTGCGCGCCAGTCGCACACGCAAGCCGGGGTATACCCAGGCCATCTACGGGTTGCCGCCGGACCTCAAAAAGGTGGCGGCCAAGCGCGGGCGCTACTATGACCGCCGCACCATTGAAGAAAAACAGATACTGGCCGGCAAAGGCCTGGAGCTGGCCTGGGCCGCCGACCCCGTGGACGTATTTTTTCTGGAAATTCAGGGTTCAGGCCGACTGGTTTTTGACGACGGAACCCAGGCCTATATCAACTATGCGGGTCAGAACGGCCACAAGTATAAAAGTTCCGGACGCATCATGCGTGAAAAGGGCCTGCTCCGGGAAGGACATATATTTGAGCAGCGCCAGTGGTTCAAGGATAATCCGCAGCGTGTGCGCGAGATACTGAACGAAAACCCCAGCTATGTCTTTTTTCGGTACGGAACCCGGGGACCAACCGGGGCCACGGGGCAGGTGGTGGACGAGTGGCTGTCGCTGGCTACGGACCGCACCTTCATCCCTTTGGGCTCTGTTGTGGCTTACGGCGTGAACATTCCTGACCAGCAGCGCGGCAAGGTCCCGCTGCGCGGTATCGGCTTTGCCCAGGATGTGGGGGGCGCCATCAAAAAAAACCGTATAGACGTGTTTTGTGGCGGTGAGGAAAGAGGCAATTATGTGGCCAGTCATCTGGATGCCAGAGGCCCGGCCTGGGTATTGCTGGCAAAATAA
- a CDS encoding CGGC domain-containing protein produces the protein MDIGIIRCMQTEDFCPGSTDFKMVRERKGAFEGIEEDINITGFISCGGCPGKKVVLRAQELVKRSADTIVFASCIQKGTPIGYPCPFARKMREVVTHAVGDSIRIMNYTH, from the coding sequence ATGGACATCGGCATTATCAGATGCATGCAAACAGAAGATTTCTGCCCGGGCAGCACGGATTTCAAGATGGTGCGCGAAAGAAAAGGGGCATTCGAGGGTATTGAAGAGGACATCAATATCACGGGCTTCATTTCCTGCGGCGGCTGTCCCGGCAAAAAAGTCGTGCTCCGCGCTCAGGAACTCGTTAAACGCAGCGCCGACACCATTGTCTTCGCGTCCTGTATTCAAAAAGGTACGCCCATTGGCTACCCCTGCCCGTTTGCCAGAAAAATGCGTGAGGTCGTGACCCACGCCGTTGGAGATTCCATACGGATTATGAACTACACCCACTGA
- a CDS encoding OmpH family outer membrane protein: MRKVLMMTVAVCMLMAGAALAADSNAVPAAKIGVVDMQTVATQSEPAEAAKKQMEQKFGKERAELEKQGEALKKKAESLKNPKVSEEKKLEFIRAKQDLDQKTRNFLRKVEQEEVKLRQDMVTLVFSATYEVARTKGFNFVVDVTAGGVLYADQSMDLTQDVLTEVNRLYKEKKNDKGGKK; the protein is encoded by the coding sequence ATGCGCAAGGTTTTGATGATGACCGTAGCGGTTTGCATGCTCATGGCCGGAGCGGCCCTTGCGGCTGACAGCAACGCCGTGCCCGCCGCCAAGATTGGCGTAGTGGACATGCAAACTGTGGCCACGCAGAGCGAACCCGCCGAGGCCGCCAAAAAGCAGATGGAACAGAAGTTCGGCAAAGAACGCGCCGAACTGGAAAAGCAGGGCGAAGCCCTGAAGAAAAAGGCCGAATCGCTCAAAAATCCCAAGGTCAGCGAAGAAAAAAAGCTGGAGTTCATCCGCGCCAAACAGGACCTGGACCAGAAGACCCGCAACTTCCTGCGCAAGGTTGAACAGGAAGAAGTGAAGCTGCGTCAGGACATGGTGACCCTGGTCTTCAGCGCTACCTATGAAGTGGCCCGCACCAAGGGCTTCAACTTTGTGGTGGACGTGACCGCGGGCGGCGTTCTGTATGCCGACCAGTCAATGGACCTGACCCAGGACGTGCTCACCGAAGTGAACAGACTTTACAAAGAAAAGAAGAACGACAAGGGCGGCAAAAAATAA
- the fabZ gene encoding 3-hydroxyacyl-ACP dehydratase FabZ, producing MQDSVPQSQSMDIQRILRLLPHRYPFLLVDRVVECVAGSHIKAYKNITFNEPFFQGHFPGAPIMPGVLILEALAQTGGLLAASGMGDLDDKLFLFTGLDGVKFRRQVVPGDRLDLECSNIRMKLKLCKMEARAFVDGKLAAEAQITAAIGDRPKD from the coding sequence ATGCAGGATTCAGTTCCACAGAGCCAGAGCATGGACATACAGCGCATCTTGCGCCTGCTGCCCCACCGCTACCCCTTCCTGCTGGTGGACAGGGTGGTGGAATGCGTTGCCGGTTCGCATATCAAGGCGTACAAAAACATCACATTCAACGAGCCGTTTTTTCAGGGGCATTTTCCCGGCGCGCCCATTATGCCCGGTGTGCTCATTCTTGAGGCCCTGGCCCAGACAGGCGGCCTGCTGGCTGCATCAGGCATGGGCGACCTGGACGACAAGCTTTTTCTCTTCACCGGGCTTGACGGCGTCAAGTTCCGCCGTCAAGTGGTCCCCGGCGATCGCCTGGACCTCGAGTGTTCCAACATCCGCATGAAACTCAAACTTTGCAAGATGGAAGCCCGCGCCTTTGTAGATGGCAAGCTGGCTGCGGAAGCACAGATCACCGCCGCCATCGGCGACAGGCCCAAAGACTGA
- a CDS encoding ABC transporter ATP-binding protein codes for MSALYKFSDVNKIFSAPGENLEILKDISLVVNEGEALAIVGASGSGKSTLLHLMGALDTPSTGAVYFDGQDMAHMTPDQKAAFRNKTLGFVFQFHHLLPEFSAVENVAMPAIIGGERQSAVMPKAREMLERVGLAARMDGKVATLSGGERQRVAIARSVLMRPRVLLADEPTGNLDEHTGEQVGALMNELNRELGMTLVVVTHNRELAAGMGRILELKAGTLYEKNLA; via the coding sequence ATGTCTGCACTCTACAAATTTTCCGATGTGAACAAAATTTTTTCCGCACCCGGGGAAAATCTTGAAATTCTCAAAGATATCAGCCTGGTTGTGAACGAAGGCGAAGCTCTTGCCATTGTGGGGGCTTCCGGTTCGGGCAAAAGCACCCTCTTGCATCTTATGGGTGCTCTTGATACTCCAAGTACGGGCGCCGTCTATTTTGACGGGCAGGACATGGCCCACATGACACCTGACCAGAAAGCGGCCTTCCGCAATAAAACCCTGGGCTTCGTTTTTCAGTTTCATCACCTTTTGCCGGAGTTTTCGGCAGTGGAAAACGTGGCAATGCCGGCCATCATCGGCGGTGAACGCCAGTCAGCCGTTATGCCCAAGGCCCGGGAAATGCTTGAACGCGTCGGCCTTGCGGCCCGTATGGACGGCAAGGTAGCCACACTTTCCGGCGGCGAGCGGCAAAGGGTAGCCATCGCCCGCTCGGTGCTGATGCGCCCGCGCGTGCTGTTGGCTGACGAACCCACCGGCAATCTGGACGAACATACCGGAGAGCAGGTGGGCGCGCTTATGAATGAACTTAACCGCGAGCTGGGCATGACTCTCGTGGTCGTGACGCATAATCGGGAACTGGCCGCGGGTATGGGCCGCATCCTGGAACTGAAAGCGGGGACACTGTATGAAAAAAATCTTGCGTAA
- a CDS encoding acyl-CoA thioesterase, translating to MPHRVSYGETDTMGVLYYAEYLHLFERARSAYIRRCGMSYAAVEKKGIILPVREAQCRYRSSARYDDLVLVRAGISEWGRASMRFVYEIWSEDKKRLLATGMTQHALVNAEGRPVPVPDWFRSLTFDAGKSLS from the coding sequence ATGCCCCATCGCGTTTCATATGGTGAAACTGATACGATGGGCGTTCTTTATTATGCTGAATATCTGCACCTTTTCGAGCGTGCCCGCAGCGCGTACATCCGCCGCTGCGGCATGAGTTACGCCGCGGTGGAGAAGAAAGGCATCATCCTGCCGGTTCGCGAGGCCCAGTGCCGCTACCGCTCGTCTGCCCGCTATGACGACCTTGTGTTGGTGCGGGCGGGTATCAGCGAATGGGGGCGAGCCTCAATGCGCTTTGTATATGAGATATGGAGCGAGGACAAGAAGCGCCTTCTGGCTACCGGCATGACCCAGCACGCTCTGGTCAACGCCGAAGGCCGCCCCGTGCCCGTGCCGGACTGGTTCCGCAGCCTCACGTTTGATGCCGGAAAATCTTTGTCCTGA
- the bamA gene encoding outer membrane protein assembly factor BamA has translation MKKILRNILSNILCVTALVCAVQLMPREAGASQGPLVLVLPFQVNAGPEMPNAAQDVPQIIADQLKQSGMRVVPMNTARQLQRSNGETIDLATARALGRQAGAQLVIYGSFNQLGDGFNMDTRLVPVQQGEAVPAGFERNSLVALSDCASTLAGRAAELTGASAAPAAPQSGDDGPGLVPMGTPTAAKGGLADVQVRGMSVMDPDTVLMRLTIRKGDTPDAHAINEEVKRIWEMGYFSDVQASLEGNVLVFTVVEKPRIDNIIVEGSKGVDQEDVIAAMGTRTGNVLNEQVLSDDLQKITELYRKEGYYLAKVNYRLEDRQSGRGAVLVINVDEGNKLYVKEVNIEGLNKLSRGDLDKYLALKPRGIFSWLTGSGVLKEEYLERDTNAIAAYGLNEGYIDIQVGAPQVDYKDDGIYVTFVVNEGPRYTVRNVVFAGDVIDSEDNMLEVVQMDDWKKSNDYFSLTVMQEDSKRLTDHYADYGYAFAEVDTKLIKAEDGSDQVDVGYLINKKQKVFIRRLVVEGNTKTRDNVILREMRLGDGDMYEGAKLRRSNERLNRLRYFSVVDMELIPTGQEDEVDLKVKVKETNTGAIMGGIGYSSYYDVGVTASIMERNLFGRGYWLQLQGFFSWRRTSGTLSFTNPRVYDTDLSFGNDIYYTHDYWDNFTKDTIGDTVRFGYPIGEYTSVGVGYRLERYHLYDVADNSSPYIKDYKGINWTSAVSGRILRDTTDSKERPTKGTIARLWAEYGGGGLGGTDNFVKSVADWQGFWSFNPQNTVHLRGRVGGVFQNTSDRVPVFERFWVGGMDTIRGYSYSDLSPRDYKHGNEQIGGDRMAVGNLEYIWTFQKDLGLALVPFVDTGFNIDSKTMGDEWDRYIVASTGLELRWRSPMGDLRIAYGIPLVQDYDKEMPPGRIEFSMGQFF, from the coding sequence ATGAAAAAAATCTTGCGTAATATCCTGTCTAACATTCTTTGCGTCACCGCTCTGGTATGCGCCGTCCAGCTTATGCCCCGCGAGGCCGGCGCGTCACAGGGGCCTCTTGTTCTGGTGCTGCCCTTTCAGGTAAATGCCGGACCGGAAATGCCCAATGCCGCTCAGGACGTACCCCAGATCATCGCTGACCAGCTCAAGCAAAGCGGCATGCGCGTTGTGCCTATGAATACGGCGCGGCAACTGCAACGCAGCAACGGTGAAACCATTGACCTTGCCACGGCGCGCGCCCTGGGCCGTCAGGCCGGAGCGCAGCTTGTCATTTACGGCAGCTTCAACCAGCTTGGCGACGGCTTCAACATGGATACGCGCCTTGTGCCCGTGCAGCAGGGCGAAGCCGTACCCGCAGGTTTTGAGCGCAACTCGCTCGTAGCCCTCAGCGACTGCGCCAGCACCCTGGCCGGACGCGCTGCGGAACTCACGGGAGCCAGCGCTGCCCCCGCCGCCCCGCAGTCCGGCGACGACGGCCCCGGCCTTGTGCCCATGGGTACGCCCACGGCGGCCAAGGGCGGCCTGGCCGATGTACAGGTTCGCGGCATGAGCGTTATGGATCCGGATACCGTACTCATGCGCCTGACCATCCGCAAAGGTGATACCCCCGATGCCCACGCCATCAACGAGGAAGTGAAGCGCATCTGGGAAATGGGATATTTCAGCGATGTGCAGGCCAGCCTTGAAGGCAACGTGCTGGTCTTCACCGTGGTGGAAAAACCCCGCATCGACAACATCATTGTCGAAGGGTCCAAAGGTGTGGACCAGGAAGACGTCATTGCCGCCATGGGCACAAGAACCGGTAACGTGCTCAACGAGCAGGTGCTTTCCGACGACCTGCAAAAAATTACCGAACTGTACCGCAAGGAAGGCTATTACCTTGCCAAGGTCAATTACCGTCTTGAAGACCGCCAGAGCGGGCGCGGTGCAGTGCTGGTCATCAATGTGGACGAGGGCAACAAGCTCTACGTCAAAGAAGTGAACATCGAGGGGCTCAACAAGCTCAGCCGGGGCGACCTTGACAAATACCTTGCCCTCAAGCCGCGGGGCATTTTCTCCTGGCTCACCGGCTCGGGCGTGCTCAAAGAGGAATACCTCGAGCGCGATACCAACGCCATTGCGGCCTACGGCCTCAATGAAGGCTACATCGACATCCAGGTCGGCGCACCTCAGGTAGACTACAAGGACGATGGCATCTACGTCACCTTTGTGGTCAACGAAGGTCCCCGTTATACCGTGCGCAACGTGGTCTTTGCCGGAGACGTCATCGACAGCGAAGACAATATGCTCGAAGTGGTGCAGATGGATGACTGGAAAAAGTCCAATGACTACTTCTCCCTGACGGTCATGCAGGAAGACTCCAAGCGCCTGACAGACCACTACGCCGACTACGGTTACGCCTTCGCCGAGGTGGACACCAAGCTCATCAAGGCAGAAGACGGCAGCGACCAGGTGGACGTAGGCTACCTGATCAACAAAAAGCAGAAGGTCTTCATCCGCCGCCTGGTGGTTGAAGGCAATACCAAAACGCGCGACAACGTCATCCTGCGCGAAATGCGCCTGGGCGACGGCGACATGTATGAAGGGGCCAAACTGCGCCGCTCCAACGAACGCCTGAACCGCCTGCGGTACTTCTCTGTCGTGGATATGGAACTTATCCCCACCGGGCAGGAAGACGAAGTGGACCTCAAGGTCAAGGTCAAGGAAACCAATACCGGCGCCATCATGGGCGGTATCGGCTACTCCAGCTACTATGACGTGGGCGTCACGGCCTCCATTATGGAGCGCAACCTCTTCGGCCGCGGCTACTGGCTGCAGCTCCAGGGCTTCTTCTCCTGGCGGCGCACATCGGGAACCCTGTCCTTCACCAACCCGCGTGTGTACGATACCGACCTTTCGTTCGGCAACGACATCTATTACACCCACGACTACTGGGACAACTTCACCAAGGATACCATAGGCGACACCGTGCGCTTCGGCTACCCCATCGGCGAGTACACGTCCGTGGGCGTGGGCTATCGCCTTGAGCGCTACCACCTGTACGATGTGGCTGACAACAGCTCGCCCTACATCAAGGACTACAAGGGCATCAACTGGACCAGTGCCGTTTCGGGCCGCATCCTGCGCGATACCACCGACAGCAAGGAACGCCCCACCAAGGGAACCATCGCCCGCCTGTGGGCTGAATACGGCGGCGGCGGCCTTGGCGGTACAGACAACTTCGTCAAGAGCGTGGCCGACTGGCAGGGTTTCTGGTCCTTCAACCCGCAAAACACTGTCCACCTGCGTGGACGCGTGGGCGGTGTGTTCCAGAACACCAGTGACAGGGTCCCCGTGTTTGAACGTTTCTGGGTCGGCGGCATGGACACCATCCGCGGCTACAGCTACTCCGACCTTTCGCCCCGCGACTACAAGCACGGCAACGAACAGATCGGCGGCGACCGCATGGCTGTCGGCAACCTGGAGTACATCTGGACATTCCAGAAAGACCTGGGGCTTGCTCTGGTACCCTTTGTGGACACCGGCTTCAACATTGACTCCAAGACCATGGGCGACGAATGGGACAGATACATCGTCGCCTCTACCGGCCTGGAGCTGCGCTGGCGCTCTCCCATGGGCGACCTGCGCATAGCTTACGGCATCCCCCTGGTGCAGGATTACGATAAGGAAATGCCTCCGGGCAGAATCGAATTCAGCATGGGGCAGTTCTTTTAG
- a CDS encoding cytochrome c3 family protein, which produces MPYPRKRVWIIGSVILAACVAVAGAGVAYTSGTSFCLSCHEMRVYQEEMHLSSHAADAKGQPIGCSQCHIPSGNVVRMLGAKAWLGVKDLWVHTTEGGTDLDRAAMQPIARRFTDDANCRACHQDLARNAKNDGPVSEVGRLAHENYEGKNGQARSGCVGCHRNLAHLPVFDERIPTNQKFAQKIKEIRP; this is translated from the coding sequence ATGCCTTATCCGCGAAAGCGCGTCTGGATTATCGGCAGCGTCATTCTGGCAGCGTGTGTGGCGGTGGCGGGCGCGGGGGTGGCCTACACCTCCGGCACCAGCTTTTGCCTGTCCTGTCACGAAATGCGCGTATATCAGGAAGAGATGCACCTTTCATCGCATGCGGCCGATGCCAAGGGCCAGCCCATCGGCTGTTCTCAATGCCACATTCCGTCAGGCAATGTGGTGCGCATGCTGGGGGCGAAGGCCTGGCTCGGCGTCAAAGACCTGTGGGTCCACACGACAGAAGGCGGGACAGATCTCGACCGCGCGGCCATGCAGCCCATAGCCCGGCGTTTTACCGATGATGCCAACTGCCGGGCCTGTCATCAGGATCTGGCAAGAAATGCCAAAAATGATGGGCCTGTTTCCGAGGTGGGCAGGCTTGCGCACGAAAACTACGAAGGCAAAAACGGTCAGGCCCGCAGCGGTTGCGTGGGGTGCCACCGTAATCTTGCCCACCTGCCTGTTTTTGACGAGCGTATCCCCACAAATCAGAAGTTCGCCCAGAAAATCAAGGAGATCCGGCCATGA
- a CDS encoding lipoprotein-releasing ABC transporter permease subunit: protein MSFELFVALRYLFSRRKQTFIYIISLMSILGVALGVGALVVVLGVYNGMTTDMRDKILGANSHAIVMSYLPSAFENDDGLLERIRSIKGVTGATPFVYTEVMLSTANGVKGVVLRGIDPESGPRVLSMLRQMRSGSAADLQKEGAPGLIIGEELAKRLGLTVGSRVNLLSPSGQKTASGYAPRIRPFEVVGVFKTGMFEYDSSLAFVHLSAARDVLGLPEKYLSGVELTVNDLFKADQISSRVATELGSPFYVRSWMEMNANLFAALKLEKIGMFILLTMVVLIGSFSIVTSLVMLVMEKTRDIAIMMSMGATRGMIRRIFMFQGSIIGVIGTLLGYVLGLTVGWLLKRYQFIKLPENVYTLDHLPISITLSDVLIVGASAMLLCFLATLYPARQAARLEPAEALRYE, encoded by the coding sequence ATGTCGTTCGAACTCTTCGTGGCCTTGCGCTATTTGTTTTCAAGACGCAAGCAGACCTTCATCTACATCATATCGCTCATGTCCATTCTGGGCGTGGCACTTGGCGTTGGCGCGCTGGTGGTGGTGCTTGGCGTGTACAACGGCATGACCACCGATATGCGGGACAAGATCCTCGGCGCCAATTCACACGCCATAGTCATGTCCTATCTGCCCTCAGCCTTTGAAAACGATGACGGCCTGCTGGAGCGCATCCGTTCCATCAAGGGCGTCACCGGGGCCACCCCCTTTGTCTATACCGAGGTGATGCTTTCAACTGCCAACGGCGTAAAGGGCGTGGTGCTGCGCGGCATTGACCCTGAATCCGGGCCGCGTGTGCTCTCCATGCTGCGCCAGATGCGTTCCGGTTCTGCTGCCGACCTGCAAAAAGAAGGAGCGCCCGGCCTTATCATCGGTGAAGAACTGGCCAAGCGCCTTGGCCTTACGGTAGGCAGCCGGGTGAACCTGCTCTCCCCGTCCGGGCAGAAGACCGCATCGGGCTACGCGCCGCGCATCCGCCCCTTCGAGGTGGTGGGCGTCTTCAAGACAGGCATGTTTGAATACGACTCGTCCCTGGCGTTCGTGCATCTTTCCGCAGCCCGCGATGTGCTCGGTCTGCCCGAAAAATATCTTTCGGGCGTGGAACTGACCGTGAACGACCTCTTCAAGGCCGATCAGATATCCAGCCGCGTAGCCACCGAACTGGGATCGCCCTTTTATGTGCGCTCGTGGATGGAAATGAACGCCAACCTCTTTGCAGCCCTCAAGCTGGAAAAGATAGGCATGTTCATCCTGCTGACCATGGTGGTGCTTATTGGTTCTTTCTCCATTGTGACGTCTCTTGTCATGCTGGTAATGGAAAAAACACGCGACATCGCCATCATGATGTCCATGGGGGCCACACGCGGCATGATACGCCGCATCTTCATGTTCCAGGGCAGCATCATCGGCGTTATCGGTACGCTGCTGGGCTATGTGCTCGGCCTTACAGTGGGCTGGCTGCTCAAGCGCTACCAGTTCATCAAGCTGCCTGAAAACGTGTATACTCTCGACCACCTGCCCATCAGCATCACCCTCAGCGATGTGCTCATCGTGGGGGCCAGCGCCATGCTGCTGTGCTTTCTGGCCACACTTTACCCGGCCCGCCAGGCGGCCCGCCTTGAACCGGCGGAAGCCCTGCGCTACGAGTAG
- a CDS encoding N-acetylmuramoyl-L-alanine amidase, whose protein sequence is MARKAKSPRPQPSTRSGLRRLAPPLAFLLALCLLVVCFYDTGYTSLPPTAKRYDTAKAGIESLRMDAKRSGQREPWEKLAAEFRAIYDADPGWPNRPAALFRAAESLEELARRSFAKADARKAIECYESVALRHADSRLADDALFHAAKLRAAWLKDDKGALELIGRIKSQYPKGDMLPEALALEKTLLASAQGRTAPEARQVAVAENKAAVEDQPAPAAQGGNSPAANAAPSAAQVAAATPGLAAALAAPLPQNQLLPRYRKAKADMEALRADKVRSCWRQPWEELAAEFLRIYQSRKNWAISPGALFRAAASQEALADCSHLPAEYRQARDLYLSLAQEFPKSALADDALLRAAIIDADRLNQTAEALELLDAIATLYSHGDMLPQAKDMRARLTGQSGAAQAGKADPTPPAAVSPEVHMLSWNSLSKNAVEIVLELSSPARYNAKLVEGKKGAPSSLYIELENASVVKDVRQGVTIKGSLLQSVRVRDRKGGGAVMQFSFRDVRRFDTQVESNPCRIVLRVAAGNTPLPPRKASGAAFAEQGKPAPTRETPLPDSRQVNDMARQLGLTLRTVFIDAGHGGHDPGTNHNGILERAITLDVALTLGRLLQANGVDVVYSRTRDTGLSLRERTTRANAAGADIFVSIHVNANEDPSVNGFETYYLDLASNSEAARVAALENSGSDHRLGDMQKMLADVMLNARVDESRRLAQDIQRLSMFRLKKREYAVRNNGVKSAPFHVLLGAQMPAVLVELGYCTHAAEARNLANAKYRLALAEGLAEGILAYKDRLLKRRTAQNSLTPESADAM, encoded by the coding sequence GTGGCCCGCAAAGCAAAAAGCCCCCGACCCCAGCCCTCGACCAGAAGCGGTCTCAGGCGGCTTGCGCCTCCCCTGGCCTTTTTGCTGGCCCTTTGCCTGCTGGTGGTCTGCTTTTACGATACGGGCTACACCTCCCTGCCTCCCACAGCCAAACGCTACGATACCGCCAAGGCGGGCATTGAAAGCCTGCGCATGGATGCCAAGCGCTCGGGCCAGCGCGAGCCGTGGGAAAAGCTGGCCGCAGAATTCCGTGCAATCTATGATGCTGACCCCGGCTGGCCCAATCGGCCCGCCGCCCTCTTCCGCGCTGCGGAAAGCCTTGAAGAACTCGCCCGCCGCTCCTTTGCCAAAGCCGATGCCCGCAAGGCCATCGAATGCTACGAATCCGTTGCCCTGCGCCATGCAGACAGCCGCCTTGCCGACGATGCGCTGTTTCACGCCGCCAAGCTTCGCGCCGCGTGGCTTAAAGACGACAAGGGCGCGCTGGAACTGATCGGGCGGATCAAAAGCCAGTACCCCAAGGGCGACATGCTGCCCGAGGCACTGGCGCTGGAAAAGACCCTGCTGGCCTCCGCGCAGGGGCGCACCGCGCCGGAAGCCCGCCAGGTGGCAGTGGCTGAAAACAAGGCTGCCGTTGAAGACCAGCCGGCCCCGGCTGCACAAGGCGGCAATTCCCCTGCCGCAAACGCTGCCCCCTCCGCAGCACAGGTCGCCGCTGCCACTCCCGGCCTTGCGGCGGCCCTGGCGGCTCCTCTGCCGCAAAACCAGCTTCTGCCGCGCTACCGCAAAGCCAAGGCTGATATGGAGGCCTTGCGCGCCGACAAGGTGCGTTCCTGCTGGCGGCAGCCGTGGGAAGAGCTGGCCGCAGAATTTTTGCGTATCTATCAGAGCCGTAAAAACTGGGCCATTTCGCCTGGCGCGCTCTTTCGCGCGGCTGCAAGCCAGGAAGCGCTGGCGGACTGCTCGCACCTGCCTGCCGAGTACAGGCAAGCCCGCGACCTGTACCTCAGCCTGGCCCAGGAATTTCCCAAAAGCGCCCTGGCTGACGATGCACTTCTGCGCGCGGCCATCATTGATGCCGACCGGCTGAACCAGACTGCAGAAGCCCTGGAACTGCTGGACGCCATCGCCACACTCTATTCTCACGGCGACATGCTGCCCCAGGCCAAAGATATGCGCGCGCGCCTCACAGGGCAGTCCGGCGCAGCCCAGGCAGGCAAGGCAGACCCTACTCCGCCCGCAGCGGTTTCACCTGAAGTACATATGCTCTCGTGGAACTCCCTGAGCAAAAACGCTGTCGAAATCGTGCTTGAGCTGTCCTCTCCGGCCCGCTACAACGCAAAACTTGTGGAAGGGAAAAAAGGCGCTCCATCCAGCCTGTATATCGAGCTGGAAAATGCTTCGGTCGTAAAGGATGTCCGCCAGGGCGTGACCATCAAGGGCAGCCTGTTGCAGTCGGTACGCGTGCGTGACCGCAAGGGCGGCGGCGCGGTCATGCAGTTCAGCTTCAGGGATGTGCGACGCTTTGACACCCAGGTGGAAAGCAACCCGTGCCGCATCGTCTTGCGCGTGGCTGCGGGCAACACCCCCCTGCCTCCGCGCAAGGCATCCGGCGCGGCCTTTGCCGAGCAGGGCAAACCTGCGCCGACCCGTGAAACCCCCTTGCCGGACTCCCGCCAGGTCAACGATATGGCCCGTCAGCTCGGCCTGACTCTGCGCACGGTCTTCATTGATGCAGGACACGGCGGACACGATCCCGGAACCAATCATAACGGCATTCTCGAACGTGCCATCACCCTGGACGTGGCCCTGACCCTGGGGCGCCTCCTGCAGGCCAACGGTGTGGACGTAGTGTACAGCCGCACCAGGGATACAGGCCTTTCACTGCGGGAGCGGACAACCAGAGCCAATGCCGCCGGGGCGGACATCTTTGTGTCCATTCATGTCAATGCCAATGAAGACCCCTCCGTAAACGGCTTTGAAACTTACTACCTTGACCTGGCAAGCAACAGCGAGGCCGCCCGGGTGGCCGCCCTTGAAAACTCTGGCAGCGACCATCGCCTGGGCGACATGCAGAAAATGCTGGCCGATGTTATGCTCAATGCCAGAGTTGACGAATCACGCAGGCTTGCACAGGATATTCAGCGACTTAGCATGTTCCGCCTGAAAAAACGAGAGTATGCCGTCCGCAACAACGGGGTCAAGTCTGCGCCGTTTCACGTACTGCTCGGTGCACAAATGCCCGCTGTGCTGGTGGAACTTGGCTATTGCACCCATGCCGCCGAAGCCCGCAATCTCGCCAATGCCAAATATCGTCTTGCACTGGCCGAGGGACTGGCTGAAGGCATACTTGCATACAAAGACAGACTGCTTAAAAGGCGGACTGCCCAGAATTCCTTGACGCCCGAAAGCGCCGATGCTATGTGA